GGCCGCAGCCACCACCGGACCGGCCAGACATCCCCGGCCGGCCTCGTCAACTCCGGCCGTCAGGGCCGGCAAGTCGTCGAAGCGGTCCATGAGTCCGGGTCTCATCCGCAGCATGGCCGATTCTCCAAAAAAAAGCCGGGAAGAGCCTGGCCCTCCCCAGCTTTGAGCTTCGATCGCTTCTCGAGTCCGTGCTCTGGGCTCGGAACTTCTCGATCCGGATCAGTTCCAGGTGTTCTTACCCTTGATCCGGGCGGCCTTGCCCTTGAGCTTGCGGAGGTAGTAGATGCGCCCTTGGCGGACCCGACCCTCGCTGACCATCTCGATCCGTTCAATGGACGGCGAGTGCAGGGGGAAAACCCGCTCGACCCCGACGCCGTCGGACACCTTGCGGACCACGAAACTCGCGTTGGTCGTGCCCCGCTTGACCCTCAAAACCACGCCCTGGAAGATCTGGATGCGCTCCTTCTCTCCTTCAATGATCCGCACGTGGACCTTGATCGTATCCCCGGCCTTGAACTGGGGAATGTCCATGCGCATCTGTTCCTGTTCGATTCTCTTCAAGACGTCCATGTTCGTGTCTCCTTGCTTGTATAGCCGAAACGCCCCGGCCGGGTTTCCCTCGGTCCGAGGCGAAATCGTGTCCGCCTGTTCCCTCGCTTTCAAAGCTCAGCGAGCGTCGCCTAAAATTCTGTCCACCATGATGGATGCCGCCGAACGGACCGAGAGATGGTTTCCCGGGTCCATGAACCGGATGGGCCGAAGGACCCCGTCGACATTGCGAAGAACCTCGTCGGCCAGTCCCGATCCAGTTCCCAGAACCAGGAGCACCGGTCTGACCTCCAGGCACCGGGCGACTTCTGTCCAGGGCATGAACCCTTCCCGAGCGCTGGTAGCCAAAACCAGGGGGGCCTGTCCTGTGGTCTTTCGGACCGATTCCCTGGCCTCCTGAAGATCGGTGACGACCTGGACCGTGGACAGGGCCGCCCTTCGATCGGGATTGGCCTCACCCCCGCCACCCTCGGTCCAATGAGAGACGAGGACTCGTGCCAATCGGCGATGCTCCTCCACCGGGGTGCACACGACATATCCACCCAGACCATACGCTGAGCAAACGCGGGCAATATCGTGTACGTCCAGGTTTGTCAAAGATGTTGTGACCACTTCCCCCCGCCGGTTGAGGACCGGGTGGTGGATAAGAGCCAGATGCAAATTCCTGCCCACCCTGAGCCGAGGTTCCTCTCGTAGAAAGGCCATATCGGCCTCGGTCAGCCGGGCCTCGGCCAAGAGTCCAGGCCGCAGTCGAAGGGTTGTCCGCAGGGACTGCTCACGACGCCAGGCCGCGATCCGGCCGTGATGCCCCGAGCGGAGAACCTCCGGGACTTGAAGGCCCTCGTAGAGTTCAGGCCTCGTGTAGTGGGGATACTCCAGAAGTCCGTCGGAAAAACTCTCCTCCACTGCGGATTCGGCGTGATGCATGAATCCGGGCAGCAGTCTGGACACAGCCTCCACCAGGCACATGGCCGCGCTCTCTCCGCCGTTGAGGACGAACTGGCCCAAAGAGACCAGTTCCAGATCCCAGAGTTCCTCGAGCCGGGCGTCAATGCCTTCGTACCGTCCGCAGACGATGGTGATCTCGCGCTCCCCGGCCAGATCCCGGGCCATGTTCTGGTCGAAGACCCGCCCCCGGGGAGTCAACAGGAGGGTTCTGGTTTCCCGTCCCAGACTCTTCAAGGCACACAGGGGAGGATCGGCCATCATGACCATCCCCGGCCCTCCTCCGTAGACACGGTCGTCGGTGTTTCGATGCTTGTCTTGGCTAAACTCCCTGAGGTCCAGAACCTGGAAATCAACCAGCCCGGAGTCCACGGCCCGGGACAAAAGCCCACAGGAAAGAACCGAGCTGAAGAATTCGGGAAATATGGTCAGGATGTTGAAACGCACCGTAACTCAGGGGATATAGATGTCCAACAAGCCCTCGGGCGGATCGATCAGAACCCGGCCCCGTTGGCGATCGAAACCTCGAATGAAAGCCGGTACGGCCGGAAAAAGCACCTCGCGACCCTCCGGGGTCCGAACCGACCAGACATCATGGGCCGGAGTCCGGAGCACCGCTTCGATCAGGCCCAGGACACGTTCGTCCGGCATGACCGCCTCCAGACCTTTCAGATCATCCTCAAACGGCATGCCGTCGGGCCGTTCTGGCAGATCAACGCGACGAAGATACACCGCGGACCCTTTACGTTCGTCGGCTTCGTTTCTGCCCTCCACGCCTTCGATCAGGAGAAGAGGGTCGTTCTGATGGAACCGGGCCGCGAGGATGCGATGCGGCCTGGGCTTGGTGGATCCGGATGCGAGATAGATCCGGGCGACCTTTTCGAAATCGGGAATGATCTCCGCTTCGATCCGGATCCGCAGCTCACCCCTTAGACCGTGGGAACGGAGCACGCGGCCGATGCGGACGAGATCCATGGAGCCCTTCGGGGAAAGGGCCACGCCGGAACCGCGCGGCCCGAAAGACGTTTGGCCATCTATTCCAGAATTTCCAGCACGGCCCGCTTCTTTGACTTGGTCGAGGCCGCCCCGAGAATCGTTCTCATGGCCCGGGCCGTGCGACCCTGCTTGCCGATGACCTTGCCCAAATCATCCTTGGCTACCCTGAGTTCTATGACCGACGTCTGCTCGCCTTCGATCTCGGACACAGTGACCGAATCCGGATTGTCTACCAACGATTTCGCCATGAATTCGACCAGTCCCTTGAGCATAGAACCTCCGAAAAAAGTGTGCACGTCCGGCGGATCGGGAAAACGACCTTAGTTCGCTTCGAACCCAAGGCCCACCTCTCGCCGGGAACGAGCCTTCGAGTCTAGGACAGGCCTTTGGCCGCGAGCAGGCTGCGAACCGTTTCCGTGGGCTTGGCGCCCTTGGCCATCCACTCCTTGACCCGTTCAGCGTCAACCTTGACCTCGGCCGGGTCGGTCATGGGATTGTAGTGGCCGAGGTAGTCTAAGGCCC
This sequence is a window from Deltaproteobacteria bacterium. Protein-coding genes within it:
- the rimM gene encoding 16S rRNA processing protein RimM — protein: MDLVRIGRVLRSHGLRGELRIRIEAEIIPDFEKVARIYLASGSTKPRPHRILAARFHQNDPLLLIEGVEGRNEADERKGSAVYLRRVDLPERPDGMPFEDDLKGLEAVMPDERVLGLIEAVLRTPAHDVWSVRTPEGREVLFPAVPAFIRGFDRQRGRVLIDPPEGLLDIYIP
- a CDS encoding 50S ribosomal protein L19 → MDVLKRIEQEQMRMDIPQFKAGDTIKVHVRIIEGEKERIQIFQGVVLRVKRGTTNASFVVRKVSDGVGVERVFPLHSPSIERIEMVSEGRVRQGRIYYLRKLKGKAARIKGKNTWN
- a CDS encoding KH domain-containing protein, giving the protein MLKGLVEFMAKSLVDNPDSVTVSEIEGEQTSVIELRVAKDDLGKVIGKQGRTARAMRTILGAASTKSKKRAVLEILE
- the trmD gene encoding tRNA (guanosine(37)-N1)-methyltransferase TrmD, yielding MRFNILTIFPEFFSSVLSCGLLSRAVDSGLVDFQVLDLREFSQDKHRNTDDRVYGGGPGMVMMADPPLCALKSLGRETRTLLLTPRGRVFDQNMARDLAGEREITIVCGRYEGIDARLEELWDLELVSLGQFVLNGGESAAMCLVEAVSRLLPGFMHHAESAVEESFSDGLLEYPHYTRPELYEGLQVPEVLRSGHHGRIAAWRREQSLRTTLRLRPGLLAEARLTEADMAFLREEPRLRVGRNLHLALIHHPVLNRRGEVVTTSLTNLDVHDIARVCSAYGLGGYVVCTPVEEHRRLARVLVSHWTEGGGGEANPDRRAALSTVQVVTDLQEARESVRKTTGQAPLVLATSAREGFMPWTEVARCLEVRPVLLVLGTGSGLADEVLRNVDGVLRPIRFMDPGNHLSVRSAASIMVDRILGDAR
- a CDS encoding 30S ribosomal protein S16 translates to MALKIRLTRMGSKKNPFYRLVVLDSASRRDGRALDYLGHYNPMTDPAEVKVDAERVKEWMAKGAKPTETVRSLLAAKGLS